CGTTCCGGCCGACGCCGCGACCGTCGGTCTCGTGGACGGGGTCTTCACTCGCGTCGGCGCGCTCGACGAACTCGCGCAGGGGCGCTCCACGTTCATGGTGGAGATGCAGGAGCTCTCGAACATCCTCCACTCGGCGAGCGACGACTCGCTCGTCATCCTCGATGAAGTGGGGCGGGGGACGGCCACGTACGACGGTATCTCCATCGCGTGGGCCGCGACGGAGTATCTCTCCTCGGCACAGCCGAACTCGCCGTCGCCGAAGGTGCTGTTTGCGACTCACTACCACGAACTCACGCGCTTAGCCGACCACATCGCCGGCGTCGAGAACGTCCACGTCGCGGCCGACGGCGAGGGCGACGACGTGACCTTCCTCCGGACGGTCGAACCGGGCGCGACCGACCGCTCGTACGGCATCCACGTCGCCAGCCTCGCCGGCGTCCCCGGCCCGGTCGTGTCCCGTGCGCGCGAGGTGCTCGACCGCCTCCGCGAGGACAAATCCATCGACGTGCGCGGGCAGGCGGCCGACGGGCGGAGCGAGACCACGCAGGTCACCTTCGACCTCTCGTCCGGTCAGTTCGACGCCGGAGACGAGGACGGCGAGGACGCCCCGGCACTCGATCCCGACGCCGAGGCTGTGCTCGATGCCGTGCGCGAGGTGGACGTGACCGAGACCTCGCCGGTGGAGCTGCTCGGACGGGTCCAGGAGTGGCAGTCCCGCTTGGAGGAGTAGCTTACTCGGCGAGCGCGCGCGTCTCGTCCAGCACTTCACGCGCGTGGCCCGCGGGGTCTGCCATCTCCGTGTCGTACGTCGCGACGACCTCCCCACCAACGAGCACGAATGTCAGCCGTTCCGTGTATCCTTCGCTCGTGTCGAGTCCGAACGCTTCCGCCACCGTCCCGTCCGGGTCGGCGAGCAGTTCGAACTCCAGCCCGTGTTCCTCGGCGAAGTCGGCGTGCGACTCCGTATCGTCCATCGAGACCCCGTAGACGGTGATGCCCGAGTCGCGATACTCCGGCAGGGCGTCCTGGAACTCGTTCGCCTCGATGGTACAGCCGCCGGTGAAATCCTTCGGGTAGAAGTAGACGACCGTCGGCTCCTCGAAGGCCGGCGTCACGTCCTCGCCGTGTTGGTTCTTCGCGCGAATCTCCGGTGCTGTATCCCCGACTGTGAGCATACCCCAAGCCGGGGCCGCCGCCTATATATCGGTTCGGGTGGCCCGCACCTGCTCCCGGTGGTCTGCCAGCGTCTCCTGTATCGCGCCCCACTCGACCGGCGGCTCGCGGTCGGCGAGCGATTCGGCGAGACTCGCCAACACGTCGTCGAACTGCTCGCGGTACGACGGAGCGTCGTCGAGTCGCGCGCGCAACGCGG
This portion of the Halosegnis longus genome encodes:
- a CDS encoding peroxiredoxin, with the translated sequence MLTVGDTAPEIRAKNQHGEDVTPAFEEPTVVYFYPKDFTGGCTIEANEFQDALPEYRDSGITVYGVSMDDTESHADFAEEHGLEFELLADPDGTVAEAFGLDTSEGYTERLTFVLVGGEVVATYDTEMADPAGHAREVLDETRALAE